A genomic stretch from Sporocytophaga myxococcoides DSM 11118 includes:
- the modA gene encoding molybdate ABC transporter substrate-binding protein — protein sequence MKMIFKKNIHILFLLILTCNSFAQKTVTVAVAANAQFAMKEIEKNFEKETGINLELIINSSGKITAQVKEGAPFDIFLSADMQFPEALYKEGFTVTKPEVYAYGSLVLWSMSKLEKSNIKAILISDKFDKVAIANPKLAPYGEAAVEVLNYYKIFKTIEPRIVNGESISQVNQYVISRAADLGFTAKSVVLSPEMTNKGTWIELDAKSYSPIAQGIVLLKKSKEQNFKEAELFYKYLFSEKAKSVFKKYGYSVS from the coding sequence ATGAAAATGATATTTAAAAAAAATATTCATATACTATTTCTATTAATATTGACCTGCAATAGCTTTGCGCAGAAGACAGTAACTGTGGCTGTTGCTGCCAATGCCCAGTTTGCAATGAAAGAAATTGAAAAAAATTTCGAAAAGGAAACAGGCATTAATCTGGAGTTGATTATAAACTCGTCTGGGAAGATAACAGCGCAGGTAAAAGAAGGTGCTCCATTTGACATCTTTCTTTCTGCTGATATGCAATTTCCGGAGGCATTATATAAAGAAGGCTTTACTGTAACGAAACCGGAAGTATATGCTTATGGAAGCCTGGTATTATGGTCAATGAGTAAGCTAGAAAAGAGCAATATAAAGGCCATACTTATATCAGACAAATTTGATAAAGTGGCTATTGCCAATCCAAAGTTAGCTCCATATGGGGAGGCAGCTGTTGAAGTGCTGAACTATTATAAGATATTTAAAACCATTGAACCCAGGATTGTGAATGGAGAAAGCATTTCCCAGGTAAATCAATATGTGATATCCCGGGCTGCAGACCTTGGCTTTACTGCCAAATCAGTAGTATTAAGTCCTGAGATGACAAACAAGGGTACATGGATTGAACTTGATGCAAAATCCTATAGTCCTATTGCACAGGGAATAGTTCTTTTAAAGAAGAGTAAAGAACAAAACTTTAAAGAAGCAGAGTTATTTTATAAATACCTCTTTTCAGAAAAGGCAAAAAGTGTTTTTAAAAAATATGGCTACAGCGTAAGCTAA
- a CDS encoding M4 family metallopeptidase produces the protein MCNNHDPNHRHSIHCILAPHILRAIVKNGTSEQRQKAITTLANDSTFRALRNYTNATLAGTGPVTMISPGNKQRTIIDAKNLQSTEGKIVRFEGDPATNDPAVDEAYDGLGVTYDFFWNIFERHSIDDEGMPLQGIVHFGKEYNNAFWDGQKMTFGDGDDDLFKRFTISLDVIGHELAHGVTEDEAGLVYFNQAGALNESMSDVFGSMVKQYKLNQSSDKADWLIGAELLSDKINGKALRSMSDPGSAYDDPVLGKDPQPKHMNDFVNTFEDNGGVHINSGIPNRAFYLAATSIGGFAWERAGKIWYETLKDARLRANTGFKRFANLTVYNAVRLFGQGSQEEQAVLNAWNEVGIKTSVKEPLQYAH, from the coding sequence ATGTGTAATAATCATGATCCTAATCACAGACATTCAATTCACTGTATTCTTGCTCCGCATATTCTCAGGGCCATCGTAAAAAATGGCACTTCGGAACAAAGGCAGAAAGCGATCACTACTCTTGCTAATGACAGTACTTTCAGGGCATTGAGAAATTATACCAATGCTACTTTAGCAGGAACTGGTCCAGTAACTATGATTAGTCCGGGTAATAAACAGAGAACTATAATAGATGCTAAGAACTTGCAGAGCACAGAAGGAAAAATAGTGAGGTTTGAAGGTGATCCTGCTACCAATGATCCGGCTGTTGATGAAGCATATGATGGACTTGGCGTTACGTATGATTTCTTCTGGAATATATTCGAAAGACATTCTATAGATGATGAAGGTATGCCATTGCAAGGTATTGTACACTTTGGGAAAGAATACAACAATGCTTTCTGGGATGGTCAGAAGATGACATTCGGAGATGGTGATGATGACCTCTTTAAGCGATTTACAATATCTCTCGATGTAATCGGACACGAACTTGCTCATGGCGTCACGGAAGATGAGGCTGGGCTTGTATACTTTAACCAGGCCGGAGCTTTGAATGAATCTATGTCAGATGTTTTCGGTTCGATGGTGAAGCAATATAAACTTAACCAATCATCAGATAAAGCGGACTGGCTCATAGGAGCGGAACTCCTTTCAGACAAAATAAACGGGAAGGCATTAAGATCTATGAGTGATCCTGGCTCTGCCTATGATGATCCTGTTTTGGGAAAAGATCCTCAGCCAAAGCATATGAATGATTTTGTGAATACATTCGAAGACAATGGTGGAGTTCATATCAATTCCGGCATTCCAAATCGTGCATTTTATCTGGCTGCAACCAGCATAGGAGGCTTTGCATGGGAAAGAGCAGGTAAAATCTGGTATGAAACACTTAAAGATGCGAGATTAAGAGCAAACACAGGATTTAAACGTTTTGCAAATCTTACAGTGTACAATGCAGTAAGGCTATTCGGACAAGGAAGTCAGGAAGAACAAGCTGTACTAAACGCCTGGAATGAGGTTGGTATTAAAACATCAGTTAAAGAACCATTGCAATATGCTCATTGA
- a CDS encoding protealysin inhibitor emfourin — protein MLIEFKSDGGIAYFPGLNRSKLINTDSLNNEDSMKARELVHRCRFFSISYNEVPQRGADRKTYTISVTDGDNKNTVRVSDPIEDEALGELIGFLNKLSKKI, from the coding sequence ATGCTCATTGAATTTAAATCAGATGGAGGGATTGCTTATTTCCCGGGATTGAACAGATCCAAACTGATTAATACAGACTCATTAAATAATGAGGATTCAATGAAAGCTAGGGAACTTGTGCATAGGTGCAGGTTCTTTAGCATTTCTTATAATGAAGTTCCTCAACGAGGTGCAGATAGAAAAACATATACAATCTCTGTGACTGATGGTGATAATAAAAATACCGTTAGAGTTTCAGATCCTATTGAAGATGAAGCATTAGGTGAATTGATAGGTTTTCTAAATAAGCTAAGCAAGAAAATCTGA
- a CDS encoding winged helix-turn-helix domain-containing protein produces MEKKDYLVSGRIWVQSGDGAFLGSGRVELLKKIKEYGSITQAAKSMNMAYRHAWRLIDSMNTMSAIKLVSTKTGGKKGGGAFLTEEGEKAIHEFDNLERAFNEFLQEQSSKIVF; encoded by the coding sequence ATGGAGAAAAAAGACTATCTGGTGAGTGGCCGTATATGGGTTCAAAGCGGAGATGGAGCCTTTTTAGGTTCCGGAAGAGTAGAACTTTTGAAAAAAATTAAAGAGTACGGATCAATTACCCAAGCTGCCAAATCAATGAATATGGCTTATAGACACGCGTGGAGACTTATTGACTCTATGAATACAATGTCGGCTATTAAACTGGTTTCTACCAAAACCGGGGGTAAAAAAGGTGGAGGAGCATTTCTTACAGAAGAAGGAGAAAAGGCTATTCACGAGTTCGACAATCTGGAAAGAGCATTTAATGAATTTCTTCAGGAACAATCTTCGAAAATAGTATTTTGA